The proteins below come from a single Candidatus Flexicrinis affinis genomic window:
- a CDS encoding RpiB/LacA/LacB family sugar-phosphate isomerase produces the protein MKLAIASDHAGYALKAHIVAYLAANGHHVIDLGVQTDAVRADYPDTAAAVAHAVLDGFAERGIVVCGSGVGACIAANKFNGIYASIAHDTYSAAQGVEHDRMNVLCLGGRIVGPALAEQLIEAFVRAQPNPDSRYERRFEKLQAIERGHLNTQ, from the coding sequence ATGAAGCTCGCCATTGCCAGCGACCACGCTGGATACGCCCTCAAAGCACACATCGTCGCCTATCTGGCCGCCAATGGTCATCACGTGATCGACCTCGGCGTGCAGACCGACGCCGTGCGCGCCGACTACCCCGATACCGCCGCCGCTGTCGCGCATGCCGTCCTCGACGGCTTCGCCGAACGCGGCATCGTGGTATGCGGAAGCGGTGTAGGGGCGTGCATAGCGGCCAATAAGTTCAACGGGATCTACGCGTCCATCGCCCATGACACGTACAGCGCCGCACAAGGCGTTGAGCACGACCGGATGAACGTGCTGTGCTTGGGCGGTCGCATTGTCGGCCCGGCGTTGGCCGAACAACTCATCGAAGCCTTCGTACGGGCGCAGCCCAACCCGGACTCGCGGTATGAACGTCGTTTCGAAAAGCTGCAGGCCATCGAACGCGGCCACCTCAACACTCAATAA
- a CDS encoding glycosyltransferase family 39 protein — translation MSASRLNAPSLRTAEGAFARFEQPLAAKVVAVTILALFVLLALSSAVAVPLFEASDEAAHFLYVHALAETGALPIIPSRDDLNAAAAAGDVVSQWSVESHQPPLYYTLAAVLIAATDRSDIASLLRSNDLVFTWGLRAENHNQWLHAPGITPDKTVRAVWIARLFSLALACGTLWCIYRTAHLATGSSAVALASMLTTASIPTFAAISASVNNDNLVTLLSAAAVWWTLRMLRFGLRRYDWAVIALLMSAIALTKFTGLAVGVVVVAGLAFTLRRGTITRVQAVIVVAAIGGALALNAGWWYLRNLELYGDPLALDATAALWGRAFAVERESGGLIAETPRIWQSFWLMIGHLHQPVYGPTWLYLTVFGLMGLAFLGWITHLLSYTRIAEPSDALRALVRDWTSPPVLPVLLLAAVLPMAMLVVGTGSVDISYGRLLFPGLVGMIPLLALGWRGIFGRYAVLLTLPLLAMTALMPYTVIRTAYPRIESVDAVPASAVPLGITVEGGNLTLLGYDPLPRTIARDDAPSLTLYLTGSDARNPALTVAWLSPRGAQNLGQITVYPGMAPTDALVDGVIYRADVPTAPLLSDCAGCDIGTGLLRLELKWQTDGLTTLPTVDATGTARPLLIDAGVHVSTAPLPATVPAPADFGGVVSLDGALLHRTDDTLDVSLVWRIESAPPPDLTATVQIFDADGVFLTNADGEIDGYPARVWIPGSIVYDARTVALPADLPPGQYTVAVGWYTRGDLARLPATADSVRDNLAVIGTFEVRP, via the coding sequence ATGAGCGCATCGCGCCTCAACGCCCCCTCACTGCGGACTGCCGAGGGGGCGTTTGCACGCTTTGAACAGCCGCTTGCGGCGAAAGTTGTAGCGGTTACGATCCTCGCGCTGTTCGTTTTGCTTGCGCTGAGCAGCGCGGTGGCGGTTCCGCTATTCGAAGCGTCCGACGAGGCCGCGCACTTCCTGTATGTCCACGCGCTTGCCGAGACCGGCGCGCTGCCGATCATCCCCTCGCGCGACGACCTCAATGCCGCGGCGGCCGCCGGGGACGTCGTCTCGCAGTGGTCGGTCGAGTCGCATCAGCCGCCGCTGTACTACACACTTGCCGCCGTGCTAATCGCCGCCACCGATCGCTCGGACATCGCCAGCCTGCTGCGCTCCAACGATCTCGTGTTTACGTGGGGGCTGCGGGCCGAAAACCACAACCAGTGGCTGCACGCACCGGGTATCACGCCCGACAAGACCGTCCGTGCGGTGTGGATCGCGCGGTTGTTCAGCCTCGCGCTCGCTTGCGGAACGCTGTGGTGCATCTATCGCACGGCGCACCTTGCTACAGGTTCGTCGGCAGTCGCTCTTGCGTCGATGCTGACGACCGCCAGCATCCCGACCTTCGCCGCTATCAGCGCCAGCGTCAACAACGACAACCTCGTCACGCTTTTGAGCGCGGCGGCGGTGTGGTGGACGCTGCGCATGCTGCGCTTCGGCCTACGCCGCTACGATTGGGCGGTGATCGCGCTGCTCATGTCGGCCATTGCGCTGACCAAGTTCACGGGCCTGGCAGTCGGCGTGGTCGTAGTCGCGGGGCTAGCATTTACGCTGCGACGCGGCACGATCACACGCGTGCAGGCCGTAATCGTGGTCGCGGCCATCGGCGGGGCGCTGGCGCTCAACGCCGGGTGGTGGTACCTGCGCAACCTCGAGCTGTACGGTGATCCGCTGGCGCTGGACGCCACGGCGGCGCTGTGGGGCCGCGCGTTCGCGGTCGAGAGGGAGTCGGGCGGGCTGATCGCGGAGACGCCGCGCATCTGGCAGTCGTTCTGGCTGATGATCGGGCATCTGCATCAGCCGGTCTACGGGCCGACATGGCTGTACCTCACGGTGTTTGGGCTGATGGGCCTCGCATTCCTGGGTTGGATCACCCACCTCCTTTCCTATACGCGGATTGCCGAGCCATCCGATGCACTGCGAGCACTTGTCCGCGATTGGACCTCGCCTCCGGTACTGCCCGTCCTGCTGCTCGCGGCGGTGCTGCCGATGGCGATGCTGGTGGTCGGCACCGGCTCGGTCGACATCTCGTATGGCCGGCTGTTGTTCCCCGGCTTGGTCGGTATGATCCCGCTGCTGGCATTGGGCTGGCGCGGGATCTTCGGCCGTTACGCGGTGCTGCTGACGCTGCCTCTGCTGGCGATGACCGCGCTGATGCCATATACCGTGATCCGTACGGCTTACCCTCGAATCGAATCCGTCGATGCTGTGCCTGCCAGCGCCGTTCCGTTGGGCATAACGGTCGAAGGCGGCAACCTGACCCTGCTCGGCTACGATCCGCTGCCGCGCACCATCGCGCGCGACGACGCTCCGTCGCTGACGCTGTACCTGACCGGCAGCGACGCGCGCAACCCGGCATTGACCGTCGCGTGGCTCAGCCCGCGCGGGGCGCAGAACCTCGGCCAGATCACCGTGTATCCCGGCATGGCGCCGACCGATGCGCTCGTAGACGGCGTGATCTATCGCGCCGACGTACCGACCGCGCCGCTGCTTTCGGACTGTGCAGGGTGTGACATCGGCACGGGCTTGCTTCGGCTTGAACTGAAATGGCAGACCGACGGCCTGACGACACTTCCGACGGTCGATGCCACCGGCACGGCGCGTCCGCTATTGATCGACGCCGGGGTACACGTCAGCACGGCGCCGCTGCCTGCGACCGTCCCGGCACCGGCCGATTTCGGCGGTGTCGTGTCGCTCGACGGGGCGCTACTGCACCGGACGGACGACACGCTGGACGTCTCGCTTGTGTGGCGCATCGAGTCCGCCCCGCCGCCGGACTTGACCGCAACAGTCCAGATCTTCGACGCGGACGGTGTATTCCTCACCAATGCCGACGGCGAGATCGACGGATATCCGGCGCGTGTGTGGATCCCCGGCTCGATCGTCTACGACGCGCGCACCGTCGCACTGCCTGCCGACCTGCCGCCGGGGCAGTACACGGTGGCGGTCGGGTGGTACACGCGCGGCGACCTCGCGCGACTGCCGGCTACCGCCGACTCTGTGCGCGACAACCTCGCCGTGATCGGGACGTTCGAGGTACGACCATGA
- a CDS encoding type III secretion system chaperone, translated as MALREDLNAVLAGFGPEIRYEIPPVNDEGMSRFVVKVPPELTVLHDHQLVVDVRLAETEDAFTLSSPVAALEQTPDAGFFEALMRLQAEDSTMGRIGLALYDTGDYDVIQAQVHWVLETIDGDQFRALYRAFFMGLVNLIDEVADMARQTRRVVPIHPGRGD; from the coding sequence ATGGCCTTACGTGAGGACTTGAACGCTGTTCTTGCCGGGTTCGGGCCGGAAATCCGATATGAGATCCCGCCGGTCAACGACGAAGGCATGTCGCGTTTCGTCGTCAAGGTGCCGCCGGAACTCACCGTCCTGCACGATCACCAGCTTGTGGTCGATGTCCGACTCGCCGAGACGGAGGATGCGTTCACACTGTCGTCGCCTGTCGCTGCGCTCGAACAGACTCCGGACGCCGGTTTCTTCGAGGCGCTAATGCGCTTGCAGGCCGAAGACTCAACGATGGGGCGCATTGGCTTGGCGCTGTACGATACAGGCGACTACGACGTGATTCAGGCACAGGTCCACTGGGTGCTAGAGACGATCGACGGCGATCAATTCCGCGCGTTGTATCGCGCCTTCTTCATGGGCCTCGTCAACCTGATCGACGAGGTCGCCGACATGGCGCGTCAAACACGCCGCGTTGTGCCGATCCATCCGGGGCGCGGCGACTGA
- a CDS encoding pyridoxamine 5'-phosphate oxidase family protein translates to MTVNWAEFEGAAPELAAFGRGRLAGRVSYLATVRADGGPRVHPVTPQVGGGRLYVYMEPTSPKGHDLHRDPRFALHGGVEDNDGGAGEFIVHGRAELITDPHVRAECDSLASYTPRERYILFELRIERALGTTYSDDGPIRKQWRSESK, encoded by the coding sequence ATGACAGTGAATTGGGCGGAATTCGAAGGCGCGGCACCGGAACTGGCCGCGTTTGGCCGGGGCCGGCTTGCCGGGCGCGTAAGCTATCTGGCGACGGTGCGCGCGGATGGCGGGCCGCGTGTCCATCCGGTCACGCCGCAGGTCGGCGGCGGACGGCTGTACGTCTACATGGAGCCGACATCCCCGAAGGGCCATGACCTGCACCGCGATCCGCGTTTTGCGCTGCACGGCGGCGTCGAGGACAACGACGGCGGTGCGGGCGAGTTTATCGTCCATGGGCGGGCCGAGCTGATCACCGACCCGCACGTGCGCGCCGAATGCGACTCGCTGGCGTCATACACGCCGCGAGAACGGTACATCCTGTTCGAACTGCGGATCGAGCGCGCGCTCGGCACCACCTACAGCGACGACGGGCCGATCCGCAAGCAGTGGCGCAGCGAGTCGAAGTAG
- a CDS encoding DinB family protein, translating to MPHPLVVQLRFTRSELQRALKGVSAEDAIKRMGPMNCISWIIGHLAWQEQLYWLTHANGETPVPEVKACGYGEPASTPDIDAMWDAWKRVTDATDPWLDTLDSAALESHTLRRVAPYAPYKESVGTRMRRVTYHYWFHIGEALAIRQMLGHTGLGDFVGAIGEKAPYVPE from the coding sequence ATGCCGCATCCACTCGTCGTACAGCTTCGATTCACGCGGTCGGAGCTTCAGCGTGCGCTCAAAGGGGTCAGCGCGGAAGACGCGATTAAGCGCATGGGCCCGATGAACTGCATCAGTTGGATCATCGGGCATCTCGCGTGGCAGGAGCAGCTCTACTGGCTGACCCACGCCAACGGCGAGACGCCGGTGCCGGAGGTCAAGGCGTGCGGCTATGGCGAGCCGGCCTCGACGCCCGACATCGACGCGATGTGGGACGCGTGGAAGCGCGTCACTGACGCGACCGACCCGTGGCTCGATACGCTCGACAGCGCGGCGTTGGAGAGCCACACGCTGCGGCGTGTCGCGCCATATGCGCCGTACAAAGAGAGCGTCGGCACGCGCATGCGCCGCGTCACCTACCACTACTGGTTTCACATTGGGGAAGCACTGGCGATCCGGCAGATGCTCGGCCACACCGGGCTGGGCGATTTTGTCGGCGCCATTGGCGAGAAGGCTCCATACGTGCCGGAGTGA
- a CDS encoding immunity 17 family protein has product MNTMFVIAGLLVLGAGLILFYGAVMNSDWLFAMRRSRLWVALLGRTGAQIVFGVIGFAALFGGGFLAVIGVMNVDTSGLLGTSYQPRFFDGVVQYRTFTVYLMPPPPNYTPRGAQGFERLITREQFANHRYGVNWGNYENTGGTMPTNDDILALISREPDFSTGWVVATGRPNGEVYVYFEFVEVNSPTDWKFGHITNGVRIQ; this is encoded by the coding sequence ATGAACACGATGTTCGTGATTGCGGGGCTGCTGGTGTTGGGCGCAGGGCTGATCCTGTTCTACGGCGCGGTGATGAACAGCGATTGGCTGTTTGCCATGCGCCGTTCGCGCTTGTGGGTTGCGCTGCTGGGCCGCACAGGAGCACAGATCGTCTTTGGCGTGATCGGCTTCGCGGCGCTGTTCGGCGGCGGGTTTCTGGCGGTGATCGGTGTGATGAACGTCGACACCAGCGGCCTGCTCGGGACGTCGTATCAGCCGCGGTTCTTCGACGGTGTCGTGCAGTATCGGACGTTTACCGTGTATCTGATGCCGCCCCCACCGAACTACACGCCTCGCGGGGCACAGGGCTTCGAGCGGTTAATCACGCGCGAGCAGTTCGCCAACCATCGTTACGGGGTAAATTGGGGCAACTACGAAAACACAGGCGGAACAATGCCGACCAACGACGACATCCTCGCGCTGATCTCCCGTGAGCCAGACTTTTCAACAGGGTGGGTGGTCGCTACCGGGCGGCCAAATGGTGAAGTCTATGTCTATTTCGAATTCGTCGAGGTCAACTCGCCCACCGATTGGAAGTTCGGGCATATCACCAACGGTGTACGAATTCAGTGA
- a CDS encoding nuclear transport factor 2 family protein yields the protein MENTDPLSVISRFHDAFNAHDVDAIMALMTDDCVFENTSPAPDGERYAGQADVRGMWERLFAASPNAHFEVEEMFAGGDRGVIRWRYTWGGGHVRGVDVMRVRDGKVAEKFSYVKG from the coding sequence ATGGAGAATACCGACCCTCTCAGCGTCATCTCCCGCTTTCACGACGCGTTCAACGCGCACGACGTCGACGCGATCATGGCGCTGATGACCGACGACTGCGTCTTCGAGAACACCAGCCCCGCGCCGGACGGAGAACGGTACGCTGGTCAGGCAGACGTGCGCGGGATGTGGGAACGGCTGTTCGCCGCCTCGCCCAACGCGCACTTCGAGGTCGAGGAGATGTTCGCCGGCGGCGACCGCGGCGTGATCCGCTGGCGTTATACGTGGGGCGGCGGGCACGTGCGCGGCGTCGACGTGATGCGCGTGCGAGACGGCAAGGTCGCAGAGAAATTCTCGTATGTGAAGGGGTGA
- a CDS encoding bifunctional transaldolase/phosoglucose isomerase: MSNPPVDVQALGQSIWVDNIRRKLLHDGTYQSYIDQMGVVGVTSNPTIFQKAIGGSDDYDADIAANPELEIVELYEKLAIDDIRTAADLFKPVFDRTEGRDGYVSLEVSPHLANDTVGTLADAKRLFAEVNRPNVMIKIPATPAGIPAIEEAIYAGININVTLLFAVSAYVRAAEAYIRGLERRLAEGLPVSGIASVASFFVSRIDTMVDKMLDGNVRAAQARDLDRVTLNSKLLGKTAIANAKAAYMEFRRLFEGDRFKPLREAGAWVQRPLWASTSTKNPAYPDTMYVDALIGPHTVNTLPPDTLAAFADHGTASETLTQDLDSAHDTLNQLKEAGIDFNQITHQLLEDGVDSFAESFEALIQQLDAKRAVLISGVIGSQNVALGMYAEDFRAIVKQLDHEFIAGRIWNKDGSVWKNHAPTITKIENRLGWLDVDKTIDLGRLKSFQSSVKDKYTGAVVLGMGGSSLAPEVLATTFGSSTGFPKLYVLDSTNPDQIAALEAKLDMPTTLFIVSSKSGTTIETQAFFNYFYYRTGQNGKQFVAITDPDTTLAEEARAKGFLDVFENPADIGGRYSALSYFGLVPAAVIGLDLDRLWGSATEMMRACGPGIIINQNPAAYLGALMGILATKGRDKVAIFTSPSIAAFGSWAEQLIAESTGKEGKGIVPVVGSTVGMPHDYASDRLFIYIKVKDDPANAVMDAQIRALREAGHPRLTLVVKDCYALGGEFFRWEYATAVAGKILAVNPFDEPNVTESKQNTARLLEHFKDYGTLPSPVPIAEKHGVHLYADHHSIGIIRELSSQHNFDRTDMVQLIAAHFAGTMAGDYFALLAYLPTTPETDKAMADVRRRLRHITKRAVTGGYGPRYLHSTGQLHKGGPNNGVFVLLTADYERDLEIPDMPFSFSTLNMAQASGDFEALDAHKCRAIRLHLGSRGAEGFDVLNHALDLLEERRR; this comes from the coding sequence ATGAGCAACCCACCGGTAGATGTTCAGGCACTTGGTCAAAGCATTTGGGTGGACAACATTCGCCGTAAATTGCTGCACGACGGCACCTATCAGTCGTACATTGACCAGATGGGCGTCGTCGGCGTGACGTCTAACCCGACTATCTTCCAGAAGGCGATCGGCGGCAGCGACGACTACGACGCTGACATCGCCGCCAATCCTGAACTCGAGATTGTCGAGTTATATGAGAAGCTGGCGATTGACGATATCCGCACCGCAGCCGATCTGTTCAAGCCGGTGTTCGACCGCACCGAAGGCCGCGACGGCTACGTTAGCCTCGAGGTTTCGCCGCACCTCGCGAACGACACCGTCGGCACGCTGGCCGACGCCAAACGTCTGTTCGCGGAGGTCAACCGGCCCAACGTGATGATCAAGATTCCGGCCACGCCCGCCGGCATCCCGGCTATCGAAGAGGCGATCTACGCCGGAATCAACATCAACGTCACACTGCTGTTCGCCGTATCGGCGTACGTGCGCGCCGCCGAGGCCTACATACGCGGGCTGGAACGGCGTTTGGCCGAAGGTCTACCGGTCAGCGGTATCGCCTCGGTCGCCAGCTTCTTCGTCAGCCGTATCGACACAATGGTCGACAAGATGCTCGACGGCAACGTGCGCGCCGCCCAGGCCCGCGACCTGGACCGCGTGACGCTCAACAGCAAACTGCTCGGCAAAACGGCCATCGCCAACGCCAAGGCCGCCTACATGGAGTTCCGCCGCCTGTTTGAAGGCGACCGCTTCAAGCCGCTGCGCGAGGCCGGCGCGTGGGTTCAGCGCCCCTTGTGGGCCTCGACCAGCACCAAGAACCCGGCCTACCCCGACACGATGTACGTCGACGCGCTGATCGGCCCGCATACGGTCAACACACTGCCGCCCGATACCTTGGCGGCGTTCGCCGACCACGGTACCGCCAGTGAGACGCTGACCCAAGACCTCGACAGCGCGCACGACACGCTGAACCAGCTCAAAGAGGCCGGGATCGACTTCAACCAGATCACCCATCAGCTGCTCGAAGATGGTGTCGACTCGTTCGCCGAGTCGTTCGAGGCGTTGATCCAGCAGCTCGACGCCAAACGCGCAGTGTTGATCAGCGGCGTCATCGGCAGCCAAAACGTAGCGCTGGGCATGTATGCCGAAGACTTCCGCGCGATCGTCAAGCAACTCGATCACGAGTTTATCGCCGGCCGCATTTGGAACAAGGACGGCAGTGTCTGGAAGAACCACGCCCCGACGATCACCAAGATCGAGAATCGGCTCGGTTGGCTCGACGTCGACAAGACAATCGACCTCGGCCGCCTCAAGTCGTTCCAAAGCAGCGTCAAGGACAAGTACACCGGCGCCGTCGTGCTCGGCATGGGAGGCAGCAGCCTCGCGCCTGAAGTACTGGCTACCACGTTCGGGAGTTCGACCGGGTTCCCCAAACTCTACGTGCTAGACAGCACCAATCCCGACCAGATCGCCGCGCTGGAAGCCAAGCTGGACATGCCCACGACGCTGTTTATCGTGAGCAGCAAGTCCGGCACGACCATCGAGACGCAGGCATTCTTCAACTACTTCTACTACCGCACCGGGCAGAACGGTAAGCAGTTTGTCGCGATCACCGACCCGGACACCACGCTGGCCGAGGAAGCGCGTGCCAAAGGCTTCCTCGACGTGTTCGAAAATCCGGCCGACATCGGCGGGCGCTACAGTGCGCTCAGCTACTTCGGACTGGTGCCAGCAGCGGTCATCGGCCTCGATCTCGATCGGCTGTGGGGCAGCGCCACCGAAATGATGCGGGCGTGCGGTCCGGGCATCATCATTAATCAGAACCCGGCGGCCTATCTCGGTGCGCTGATGGGCATTCTTGCGACGAAAGGCCGCGATAAGGTCGCCATCTTCACCAGCCCGAGCATCGCCGCGTTTGGCAGTTGGGCCGAGCAGCTCATCGCCGAAAGCACCGGCAAGGAAGGCAAGGGTATCGTTCCGGTGGTCGGCTCGACCGTCGGTATGCCGCACGATTACGCTAGCGATCGACTGTTCATCTACATCAAGGTGAAAGACGACCCGGCTAATGCTGTGATGGACGCCCAGATCCGTGCACTACGCGAAGCGGGTCACCCGCGCCTGACGCTGGTCGTCAAGGATTGCTATGCGCTCGGGGGCGAATTCTTCCGTTGGGAATACGCGACCGCCGTAGCCGGGAAGATTCTCGCAGTCAACCCGTTCGACGAACCGAACGTCACTGAAAGCAAGCAGAATACGGCACGGCTGCTCGAACATTTCAAGGACTACGGCACACTCCCGTCGCCCGTACCGATTGCCGAGAAGCACGGTGTCCATCTGTATGCCGATCACCATTCGATCGGCATCATCCGCGAGCTGAGCAGCCAGCACAATTTCGATCGTACCGATATGGTACAACTGATCGCGGCGCACTTCGCAGGCACGATGGCCGGCGATTACTTCGCCTTGCTCGCCTACCTGCCGACCACGCCGGAAACCGACAAGGCCATGGCGGACGTGCGTCGGCGCCTGCGACACATCACCAAGCGCGCGGTGACGGGCGGTTACGGGCCGCGCTACCTGCACAGCACCGGACAGCTTCACAAGGGCGGCCCGAACAACGGCGTGTTTGTGCTGCTGACCGCCGACTACGAGCGCGATCTGGAGATCCCGGACATGCCGTTCAGCTTCTCGACGCTCAATATGGCGCAGGCCAGCGGCGACTTCGAGGCCCTCGATGCCCATAAGTGCCGCGCAATTCGCCTGCACCTCGGCAGTCGCGGGGCCGAAGGCTTCGATGTCCTGAACCATGCGCTCGATCTGCTCGAGGAGCGCCGCCGCTAA
- a CDS encoding metal-dependent hydrolase — protein sequence MTAISFTWLGHSTFLFDFDGHKLLVDPFLTGNPAAPTSASELPADLIVVSHGHGDHVTDVVSIANRTGAKVLSNVEVGGWFDKHGLNKGHSVGMNTGGTFDAGFVKVTFVQAFHSSSMPDGSYGGNPQGFVLTAPDGRRLYYSGDTALFGDMALFGEDGLAAAFLCIGDHYTMGVRDSVRATKLLAPKFVVPMHYNTFPTIAQDGDAWAAEIRANTDATPIVLKPGESHTLA from the coding sequence ATGACTGCCATTTCGTTCACGTGGCTGGGCCACTCCACGTTTCTCTTTGATTTCGATGGCCACAAACTACTCGTCGACCCGTTTTTGACTGGCAATCCTGCAGCCCCGACATCAGCATCCGAGCTACCAGCCGACCTGATCGTCGTCAGTCACGGCCACGGCGATCACGTGACCGATGTCGTCTCGATCGCCAATCGTACCGGGGCCAAAGTCCTCAGCAACGTCGAGGTTGGCGGGTGGTTCGACAAGCATGGGCTGAACAAAGGGCATTCGGTCGGCATGAACACCGGTGGCACGTTCGACGCCGGATTCGTCAAGGTGACCTTCGTGCAGGCGTTTCACTCATCCAGCATGCCCGATGGGAGCTACGGCGGAAACCCGCAGGGTTTTGTGTTGACCGCGCCCGATGGACGCCGCCTGTACTACTCCGGCGACACCGCGCTGTTCGGCGATATGGCGCTGTTCGGCGAAGACGGCCTCGCCGCGGCTTTCCTGTGTATCGGCGACCACTATACGATGGGTGTTCGTGACTCGGTACGGGCCACCAAGCTGCTCGCGCCCAAGTTCGTCGTGCCGATGCACTACAACACCTTCCCCACCATCGCGCAGGACGGCGATGCGTGGGCGGCTGAGATCAGGGCAAACACTGACGCGACGCCAATTGTCCTCAAGCCGGGCGAGAGTCACACGCTGGCCTAA
- a CDS encoding NADPH:quinone oxidoreductase family protein yields the protein MKAIWIESLGGPQVMQVIDMPIPDPGRKEVRIKVESVGLNYSDIMIREGRYLQRTELPQVLGRELAGVVDAVGPEVTRVQPGQRVYATIGAGALAEYCIAHQGAVSPLPDAMTSDLAVALIVQGLTALHCLDTHGGLKPGETVLIHAAAGGVGTLAIQMARHLGAGKIIGTASNDTKCDTIIGLGADAVNYGADNWVEDVLRLTDGRGADLILESVGGDVFWRSYRDLLAFAGRIVVLGIASTEVNEIRTSEILRRNKTIVGYFLSEYFEKARDRVVQDTMRVLEMVLSGAVKPVIDTPFPLENAVDAFNHMQNRKNIGKVIIKP from the coding sequence TTGAAAGCAATCTGGATTGAGTCGTTGGGCGGCCCGCAGGTCATGCAGGTCATCGACATGCCGATCCCCGACCCCGGCCGCAAAGAGGTACGCATCAAGGTTGAGTCGGTCGGCCTCAACTACTCTGACATCATGATTCGCGAAGGCCGCTACCTGCAACGCACTGAGCTTCCGCAGGTGCTCGGCCGTGAGCTGGCAGGCGTAGTCGACGCCGTTGGGCCGGAGGTCACGCGCGTGCAGCCCGGCCAGCGCGTCTACGCGACGATCGGTGCCGGCGCGCTGGCGGAGTACTGCATCGCGCATCAGGGCGCTGTGTCCCCGCTGCCGGACGCCATGACGTCCGACCTCGCCGTGGCGTTGATCGTTCAAGGTCTGACGGCGTTGCACTGTCTGGACACACACGGCGGCCTGAAACCCGGCGAAACGGTGCTGATCCACGCGGCGGCGGGCGGTGTAGGCACACTGGCAATCCAAATGGCGCGGCACTTGGGCGCGGGCAAGATTATCGGCACCGCATCCAACGATACCAAGTGCGACACGATCATCGGCCTCGGCGCGGACGCCGTAAACTACGGCGCCGACAATTGGGTCGAGGATGTCCTTCGGCTCACCGACGGCCGAGGCGCGGACTTGATTCTTGAGTCGGTCGGCGGCGACGTGTTTTGGCGAAGCTATCGTGACCTGTTGGCATTTGCCGGGCGAATCGTCGTCCTTGGTATCGCGAGTACCGAGGTCAACGAAATCCGCACCAGTGAAATCCTGCGCCGGAATAAAACGATCGTGGGCTACTTCCTGAGCGAGTACTTCGAAAAGGCGCGCGACCGGGTAGTACAAGATACAATGCGCGTGCTTGAGATGGTGCTCTCGGGTGCGGTCAAACCGGTCATCGACACGCCTTTTCCGCTTGAAAACGCCGTCGATGCGTTCAATCACATGCAGAACCGCAAAAACATAGGTAAAGTCATCATCAAACCGTAA